The genomic window TGTCCCTAAAAATATACCAGTCTCCACTTACACTAAAAAGGGGTCTTTTAACTCCTAAGGTCCTAGGTTTTCCTGGGTGAGAACTTGAACAAATGGATGTTATGCACCTACCCCGAATCCCACGTGCCATACGTGTCTATTATTACACTGTCAACATACTGAACTATCTCCCATTCCCTGGTCTCCTGCTTCTCAACTTCCCATTGCACTTGCCTCTTCTTCCCGTAACCCTTTAACCCAGCCATCTCTATTACACCTTTCCCTTTCCACCATGTGCTTCCTTATTCTCCATTCTATTCTTTCTCTGATTCTCCAGGCTCCGCCTACATTCTAAAGGTAACTGCAATTATTGTTGCCAGGGTCAGAATCCTCCCTTTCCTTGTCTAGCTCACATACAACCACCTTCTCATCTTCTTTCTGGTCTGCTCTCAGCTGAGCTGTGGGAGGCTTTGGGGGCTGGGATAGAAAGCTAGAGCAGGGTATTCTGGAGGTTGCTTTCCACTGTCAGGGGAAATGACTAGTCACCATGCATGGCTGCTAGTGTTGATTTTATCCAGTGTTGTGAGTGGGAATGCAGATCAGAAACCACCACAGGGTTTTAGATATGCCTCTTATGAGGTGACCATCCCAAAGAAATTGACCCCCAGATATGGAGAACAAAATCCTCACAATGTCACCTACCTATTGCAAATTGAGGGAAAAGAGCATGTGATTCATCTCAAGCAAAAGAGGGGCTTTGTCCCTAAACATTTCCCTGTCTTCACTTACAGTAAGGAAGGGGACCTCCAGACGGACTATCCTTTCATCAGAGATGACTGCTTCTACCATGGCTTTGTGCAAGGCAAGCCTTCCTCTTGGGTCACACTCAGTACTTGCTCAGGGGGCCTCAGGGGTCTGCTGCACTTAGAAAATGGCACCTATGAAATTGAGCCTATTCAGGCATCTACTACTTCTCAGCACATGGTATATAggttggaagaaaaggaggataCTATCCGTATGAAGTGTGGGCTAACAGAGGAAGAACAACGTCGTCAAGAGGCCATGATCCCGAAGAGAGAGCATTTACCAGCCAAACGTTCTGAAAATGACTGGTGGACAGACTCCAGGTATGTGGAAGTTGCAATTGTGGTGGAACAAAAACTATATATCGAGCTTGGGAGAAATCAGACTTTGACCAGTGCACGTGTTCTAGAGATAGTCCATACTGCCAATGCATTCTATAAGCCTCTTGGTGTTGTTTTGTCTGTAGCTGGCTTGGAGATATGGTCAGAAAAGAACCTCATAGCAATTGCTGATAAAATTTCACAATTACTTGAAACTTTCAATACTTGGAGAAAAAACACACTAAATAAACATTTACCTAATGATGCCGGTCACTTATTTGTACATAAGCTGTATGGACAGACAGCTGGATTAGCATTCACAGCAACAATTTGTAGCTCTCACTGGGCATCTGGTGTTGAATCTTATGTGGGTTACAGTGTGTCCTTTTTTGCTGTGCTTTTTGCCCATGAATTAGGACATAATCTTGGCATGCAACATGATGAAACATACTGTATTTGTGAACGAAAATCCTGCATTATGGCTGCTTTTCCAGATGACGTTGATCAGTTTAGCAACTGCAGTTATAATGATTATTACAAACTAAGGAACTCTAACTGCTTGCTCATGCCACCAACAGCTGATCAAAAAAATAATCTCAATTATTGTGGCAACGAAATAGTGGAAGATGAAGAGCAATGTGACTGTGGCTCACCAGCTAAGTGTAAGTCAGATCCATGTTGCCAATCTAATTGTAGGTTGAGTCCAGGTGCCACTTGTGCTTCTGGACAGTGTTGTGCTAAGTGTCAGTATCTTCCAGCTGGAACTATTTGCAGAGAGAAAGCTAGCAACTGTGATCTTCCTGAGTACTGCAACGGGTCATCACAATTGTGTCCTGAAGATGTTTATATGCAAGATGGTGCCCCATGCAATAGTGCTGTACACTGTTATCATGGGAATTGCGCTACTCACAGTGAGCAGTGCAAAATGATCTTTGGCAAGAAAGCATCAGCTGCTTCAGACAATTGCTTCAGAGTAATGAATGCTCGTGGTGATCGCTTTGGCAACTGTGG from Lacerta agilis isolate rLacAgi1 chromosome 1, rLacAgi1.pri, whole genome shotgun sequence includes these protein-coding regions:
- the LOC117045546 gene encoding disintegrin and metalloproteinase domain-containing protein 21-like isoform X1, translating into MTSHHAWLLVLILSSVVSGNADQKPPQGFRYASYEVTIPKKLTPRYGEQNPHNVTYLLQIEGKEHVIHLKQKRGFVPKHFPVFTYSKEGDLQTDYPFIRDDCFYHGFVQGKPSSWVTLSTCSGGLRGLLHLENGTYEIEPIQASTTSQHMVYRLEEKEDTIRMKCGLTEEEQRRQEAMIPKREHLPAKRSENDWWTDSRTILLYRLRRLISRIHPI
- the LOC117045546 gene encoding disintegrin and metalloproteinase domain-containing protein 21-like isoform X2, with the protein product MTSHHAWLLVLILSSVVSGNADQKPPQGFRYASYEVTIPKKLTPRYGEQNPHNVTYLLQIEGKEHVIHLKQKRGFVPKHFPVFTYSKEGDLQTDYPFIRDDCFYHGFVQGKPSSWVTLSTCSGGLRGLLHLENGTYEIEPIQASTTSQHMVYRLEEKEDTIRMKCGLTEEEQRRQEAMIPKREHLPAKRSENDWWTDSRT